In Mangrovivirga cuniculi, the following proteins share a genomic window:
- a CDS encoding DUF3536 domain-containing protein: protein MYTRAFLSTTERKCLVGKIEVQESAFPFHDWNERINFECYGPNAQARVLDEEGKIINIVNNYSKISYNFGPTLLSWMEEHEPSTYKGILEADIESMTRFNGHGSAMAQVYNHIIMPLANSRDKETQIIWGIQDFEYRYKRKPEGMWLAETAVDLESLDLMAKHGIRYTLLAPRQAKRFRKEGETEWQDGINTRKSYFINLPSGRKMNLFFYDGDRSQEIAFKGLLSDGEKFAAHLTSSFDESDKESQLVHVATDGESYGHHHSYGEMALAYCLRKIETTEDIELTNYGQYLDINPPVHEAEIHEDSSWSCVHGVDRWKADCGCSTGGHPDWNQKWRTGLRESLNWLRDQLSEAYEAEMQKFETDPWELRDKYIEVLLDRSKSSVDRFISKNVKRIPIDQKEKTHLLRLLELQRQSLLMFTSCGWFFDELSGIETVQILQYADRAIQLAESEAKIGLEKEFSKRLGTAFSNIEAYGSGKDIYERHVRSGRLTLTNIGLHYAVNSLFADNPAMLSVLNYDCESEIYKRYEAGIQKLALGKTKVVSKVTQSEKVFWFVIVYLGQHQLFGSSSNKLDDESFDKVAKDIRNEFNKGNLSKTIDIIRANFKSKNFSFFDMFRDEQNKLLDTVLQESIGQAEASYRRIYERNYNLLNVMKNSGLHIPLALQRNIEGVVQSELKKVFLNDKLDMNKLESIVRDAIKWNVSVNNIILNPLVNSKLISMLNEFIEKPEDESLIGDIRKSIVLMRSIGLESNFKKIQNLTFNLIRGYDPFMQDKIYLIEDLAKELNLNPDGIRENGK from the coding sequence ATGTATACACGGGCATTTTTATCAACCACCGAGAGAAAATGCCTGGTTGGAAAAATTGAAGTTCAGGAATCTGCTTTTCCATTCCATGACTGGAATGAGAGAATCAATTTTGAATGCTATGGACCAAATGCACAGGCAAGGGTTCTTGATGAGGAGGGAAAGATCATTAATATTGTAAATAACTACAGTAAAATAAGTTACAATTTTGGTCCGACGCTTCTTTCCTGGATGGAAGAACATGAGCCATCAACCTATAAGGGTATACTTGAAGCTGATATTGAAAGTATGACCCGATTTAATGGTCACGGATCAGCAATGGCCCAGGTATATAATCATATTATAATGCCTCTTGCTAATTCCCGCGATAAAGAAACTCAAATTATATGGGGTATTCAGGATTTTGAATATAGGTATAAAAGAAAACCCGAAGGAATGTGGCTGGCAGAAACAGCTGTAGATTTAGAATCCCTGGATCTGATGGCTAAGCACGGTATTAGGTATACTTTGCTGGCTCCAAGGCAGGCAAAGCGGTTCAGGAAAGAAGGTGAAACTGAATGGCAAGACGGAATAAATACAAGAAAGTCCTACTTCATTAATCTACCGTCCGGACGAAAAATGAATTTGTTTTTTTACGACGGTGATCGTTCACAAGAAATTGCGTTTAAAGGTTTACTTTCTGATGGTGAGAAATTCGCAGCTCATTTAACTAGTTCTTTTGACGAATCTGATAAGGAAAGCCAACTCGTTCATGTCGCTACTGATGGAGAAAGTTATGGTCATCATCATAGTTATGGAGAAATGGCACTCGCCTATTGTCTGAGAAAAATAGAAACAACAGAAGATATTGAACTTACCAATTATGGCCAATATCTAGATATAAATCCACCGGTTCACGAAGCTGAGATTCATGAGGATAGTTCCTGGAGTTGTGTTCATGGGGTTGATAGATGGAAGGCTGATTGTGGTTGTAGTACCGGTGGACATCCTGATTGGAATCAAAAATGGAGAACCGGATTAAGAGAATCATTAAACTGGCTAAGGGATCAATTATCAGAAGCCTACGAAGCTGAAATGCAAAAATTTGAGACGGATCCCTGGGAATTAAGAGATAAATACATTGAAGTTTTGCTGGACCGTTCTAAAAGTTCTGTTGATAGATTCATCAGCAAAAATGTTAAAAGAATACCAATTGATCAAAAGGAAAAAACTCATTTATTGAGACTTTTAGAACTTCAAAGACAAAGTCTGTTGATGTTTACAAGTTGTGGCTGGTTCTTTGATGAATTATCAGGTATTGAAACAGTCCAGATACTTCAATATGCTGATCGTGCCATTCAGTTAGCAGAAAGTGAAGCCAAAATAGGTCTTGAAAAAGAATTTTCTAAAAGACTTGGAACGGCTTTTAGTAATATTGAAGCTTATGGTTCAGGAAAAGACATTTATGAAAGGCATGTTAGAAGCGGTAGGTTAACGTTAACTAATATTGGACTCCACTATGCTGTAAACTCTCTTTTTGCTGATAATCCGGCAATGCTTTCTGTTTTAAATTATGATTGTGAAAGTGAAATTTATAAAAGATACGAGGCAGGAATTCAAAAATTAGCCCTTGGAAAAACGAAGGTTGTTAGTAAAGTAACTCAGAGTGAAAAAGTATTCTGGTTTGTAATTGTATATCTTGGGCAGCATCAATTATTTGGAAGTTCCTCCAATAAACTGGACGATGAATCTTTCGATAAAGTAGCCAAGGATATTAGAAATGAGTTTAACAAAGGCAATCTGTCAAAGACTATTGATATTATAAGAGCAAATTTCAAATCCAAAAATTTTAGTTTCTTTGATATGTTCAGAGATGAGCAAAACAAGCTTCTGGATACTGTACTTCAGGAAAGTATTGGTCAGGCAGAGGCTTCATACCGCCGTATTTATGAAAGAAATTATAATTTACTTAACGTGATGAAAAATAGTGGTCTCCATATACCCTTAGCATTACAAAGAAATATTGAAGGTGTTGTTCAAAGTGAATTAAAGAAGGTCTTTTTAAATGACAAACTCGACATGAATAAGCTGGAAAGTATAGTGCGAGATGCTATTAAATGGAATGTATCTGTCAATAATATAATATTAAATCCATTGGTTAATAGTAAGCTTATTTCCATGCTAAATGAATTTATTGAAAAACCGGAGGATGAGTCATTAATTGGTGATATTAGAAAATCTATTGTTCTAATGAGATCTATTGGACTTGAGAGTAATTTTAAGAAAATACAAAACCTCACGTTTAATTTGATCAGAGGTTATGATCCATTTATGCAGGATAAAATATATTTAATAGAAGATCTCGCTAAAGAATTGAATTTAAACCCCGATGGTATCAGGGAAAATGGAAAATAA
- a CDS encoding isoamylase early set domain-containing protein has product MSIKKQYLKSKPECKVTFLIPKELGERAQTASIVADFANWDKDAIPMKKLKSGEFKVVKNLKAGGEYQFRYLIDGKIWENDPEADKYVPNNLTFEDNSVVIV; this is encoded by the coding sequence ATGAGTATCAAGAAACAGTACCTAAAGAGCAAGCCAGAATGTAAAGTGACTTTTTTAATTCCTAAAGAATTAGGAGAGAGAGCACAAACAGCAAGTATCGTAGCTGATTTTGCAAATTGGGATAAGGATGCAATCCCGATGAAAAAACTAAAATCAGGTGAATTTAAAGTTGTAAAAAACCTTAAAGCAGGAGGAGAGTACCAGTTCAGATATTTGATCGACGGAAAAATCTGGGAAAACGATCCGGAAGCTGATAAATACGTACCGAATAATCTTACTTTTGAAGATAATTCTGTAGTAATTGTATAA
- a CDS encoding type III pantothenate kinase, with amino-acid sequence MKTLLSIDIGNSDMVVGLWRDDKIEFIWRTPSSKEKNAEAFQMIFREWLLESDIKISEVDSISLSSVVPELSDTVSKAVKGLFEINPLIIGPDVYHKIPISTERPTEIGSDLMCNALAAYIRAGRKACIVVDFGTALTFTSVNNDGSVAGVAIAPGLKTAIRALTQNTAKLPEVPLEMPTSVLGKNTVHAIQAGILSGYTGLVEKMVQLIKEELKTPMNVYATGGLSSILSPLKDSFDIVDVNLTLDGLRLMNHFYEK; translated from the coding sequence ATGAAGACACTATTATCGATCGATATTGGTAACTCAGACATGGTTGTCGGTTTATGGAGAGACGACAAAATAGAATTCATTTGGCGTACTCCATCTTCGAAAGAGAAAAATGCGGAAGCTTTTCAAATGATTTTTCGGGAATGGCTTCTAGAGTCTGATATAAAGATCAGTGAAGTAGATTCTATTTCCTTAAGTAGTGTGGTGCCGGAATTATCTGATACAGTGAGTAAAGCTGTAAAGGGATTATTTGAAATCAATCCTTTAATTATTGGTCCGGATGTTTATCATAAAATCCCAATTTCAACTGAAAGACCAACGGAGATCGGTTCGGATCTGATGTGTAATGCCCTTGCAGCCTACATAAGAGCAGGAAGAAAAGCTTGCATAGTGGTAGATTTTGGTACTGCTTTAACCTTTACTTCTGTTAATAATGATGGAAGTGTTGCTGGTGTAGCAATTGCCCCTGGATTAAAAACTGCAATCAGGGCCCTTACTCAAAACACAGCTAAATTACCTGAAGTCCCACTTGAAATGCCTACTTCGGTTCTTGGTAAAAACACCGTTCATGCCATACAAGCAGGAATACTTAGCGGATATACCGGGCTGGTCGAAAAAATGGTTCAATTGATCAAAGAAGAACTCAAAACTCCAATGAATGTCTATGCTACAGGTGGTCTTTCATCAATTTTATCACCGCTAAAGGATAGTTTTGACATTGTAGATGTAAATCTGACCCTCGACGGATTACGTCTGATGAACCATTTTTACGAAAAATAA